A genomic segment from Desulfurispirillum indicum S5 encodes:
- a CDS encoding cytidylyltransferase domain-containing protein — translation MKVLGVLQARYSSTRLPGKVLKPLQGFPMLLHQIWRLERSSRLEKLVVATSSDASDDLLAATLEEHGVSVYRGSLEDVLDRFCQAARKYQPEHVVRLTGDCPLTDPEVMDDVIALHLDGDYDYTSNCFPPTFPDGLDVEVVRFACLEEAWREATLPSEREHVTPFIHSQPHRYRQGNHRQVDDLSGLRWTVDEPEDFAFVQSVYAQLYPVNPAFGMDEVLNLLKRQPELSQHNRKFQRNEGYAKSLEKDKPLLNDKE, via the coding sequence ATGAAGGTGTTGGGAGTATTGCAGGCGCGCTATTCATCGACCCGTTTGCCGGGCAAGGTGCTGAAACCCTTGCAGGGCTTTCCCATGCTGCTGCATCAGATCTGGCGTCTGGAGCGCAGCAGCCGGCTGGAAAAGCTGGTGGTGGCCACCAGCAGTGATGCCAGCGATGATCTGCTGGCCGCTACCCTGGAGGAACATGGAGTAAGCGTGTACCGGGGCAGCCTGGAAGACGTGCTGGATCGCTTCTGCCAGGCCGCGCGGAAATATCAGCCTGAGCATGTGGTCCGGCTGACCGGCGATTGCCCCCTGACCGACCCGGAGGTCATGGACGACGTCATCGCCCTGCACCTTGATGGAGACTACGACTACACCTCCAACTGCTTTCCCCCCACATTCCCCGATGGGCTCGATGTGGAAGTGGTGCGCTTCGCCTGCCTGGAAGAGGCCTGGCGCGAAGCGACCCTCCCCTCAGAGCGCGAGCACGTGACCCCATTCATACACTCCCAGCCACATCGCTACCGGCAGGGCAACCACAGGCAGGTCGACGATCTGTCTGGCTTGCGCTGGACCGTGGATGAACCGGAAGATTTCGCTTTTGTACAAAGCGTTTATGCGCAGTTATACCCAGTCAATCCCGCCTTTGGCATGGATGAAGTGCTGAACCTGCTGAAGCGCCAACCGGAGCTTTCACAGCACAATCGGAAATTCCAGCGCAATGAAGGATATGCAAAATCACTGGAGAAGGACAAACCTCTCCTGAATGACAAGGAGTAG
- the pseB gene encoding UDP-N-acetylglucosamine 4,6-dehydratase (inverting) produces the protein MFNDKSILITGGTGSFGRKYTQTILERYQPRRLVIYSRDELKQFEMQQVFDSPALRYFIGDVRDQERLKQAMNGIDYVIHAAALKQVPAAEYNPMECIKTNIHGAENVIKAALQNNVEKVIALSTDKAANPINLYGATKLASDKLFVAANNIAGRHRTRFAVVRYGNVVGSRGSVVPFFKKLIAEGADALPITDERMTRFWITLQQGVDFVLKNFQRMYGGEIFVPKIPSMRITDLASAMAPDMPAKIIGIRPGEKLHEIMCPADDSHLTLEFHDHYVLQPTIKFVDKDFHYEKNQLGETGTPVPQGFEYNSGTNPVFMSIDELRQMNASL, from the coding sequence ATGTTCAACGACAAATCCATTCTGATCACTGGTGGCACAGGCTCCTTCGGCAGAAAATACACCCAGACGATTCTGGAGCGTTACCAGCCACGTCGCCTGGTCATCTATTCCCGCGATGAGCTCAAGCAGTTCGAGATGCAGCAGGTGTTTGACTCCCCTGCCCTGCGCTATTTCATTGGTGATGTGCGCGACCAGGAGCGCCTGAAACAGGCCATGAACGGCATTGATTACGTCATTCACGCCGCCGCGCTCAAGCAGGTTCCGGCAGCGGAATACAACCCCATGGAGTGTATCAAGACCAACATCCACGGCGCCGAGAACGTCATCAAGGCTGCCCTGCAGAATAATGTGGAGAAGGTCATTGCCCTTTCCACCGACAAGGCCGCCAACCCCATCAACCTCTACGGAGCCACCAAACTGGCTTCCGATAAACTCTTTGTGGCCGCCAATAACATCGCTGGCCGCCATCGCACCCGCTTTGCTGTCGTGCGCTACGGCAATGTCGTCGGGTCGCGCGGCTCCGTGGTCCCCTTTTTCAAAAAACTCATCGCCGAAGGCGCCGACGCCCTCCCCATAACCGACGAGCGCATGACCCGTTTCTGGATTACCCTGCAGCAGGGCGTGGACTTCGTACTGAAAAACTTTCAGCGCATGTACGGCGGCGAGATTTTCGTCCCCAAGATTCCCTCCATGCGTATCACCGATCTGGCCAGCGCCATGGCGCCGGATATGCCAGCGAAAATCATCGGCATCAGGCCCGGCGAAAAACTCCACGAGATCATGTGCCCCGCTGATGACTCCCACCTGACCCTGGAGTTTCACGACCACTACGTGCTGCAGCCGACCATCAAGTTTGTGGATAAGGACTTTCACTACGAAAAAAATCAGCTGGGGGAAACGGGAACTCCTGTGCCTCAGGGATTCGAATATAACTCCGGCACCAATCCGGTATTTATGAGTATTGATGAACTGCGCCAGATGAACGCCAGTCTTTAG
- the pseG gene encoding UDP-2,4-diacetamido-2,4,6-trideoxy-beta-L-altropyranose hydrolase, which produces METRAGSPCIAIRADASTGIGTGHVMRCLTLAEELRQRGANVHFLCRAHPGHMGEVIRARGFALTLLPPPVMPFDADDYATWLGAPAGEDARQTMEALQGMEVAWLIVDHYAIDEHWEQLLRPHTAKILVIDDLANRHHDCDLLLDQTYGRCEEQYGPLVPEHAVFLLGSQYALLRAEFARWRAYSLKRRTGEEFRHLLVTMGGVDAANHTSLVLTALRGCELPPDLKITVILGHGSPHVDEVRRHAANLPWQTEVRCGVGNMAELLAGSDLCIGAAGSTTWERCCLGVPSVVYGSAVNQREILAQLGEHGAMLEMRSLDSLCTVLMEAVARRENLSLRAREVCDQLGVSRVADHLVPVPCERQDVVLRRVQWSDARQLYEWQIHPQTRRHSRNSAPPTWQEHCEWLKARLHSPSSFMYLIEQSGLPVGTVRIDLVDSGKDLYETSISLDPDHYGQGFAQQALVAINRAFAQLSLLAHIKPENAASVKLFSRCGYRQTDETHYLREARHDK; this is translated from the coding sequence ATGGAAACCAGGGCAGGATCACCGTGTATCGCCATCCGTGCCGACGCCTCCACCGGCATTGGCACCGGGCATGTCATGCGTTGCCTGACCCTGGCCGAAGAACTGCGCCAGCGCGGCGCGAATGTCCACTTTCTCTGTCGCGCCCACCCCGGCCACATGGGCGAAGTCATCCGTGCGCGGGGATTTGCGTTGACGCTCCTGCCGCCCCCGGTGATGCCCTTCGATGCCGATGATTACGCCACCTGGCTGGGCGCTCCCGCCGGGGAGGACGCGCGCCAGACCATGGAAGCTCTGCAGGGCATGGAAGTGGCATGGCTCATCGTGGATCACTACGCCATCGATGAGCACTGGGAGCAGCTGCTGCGTCCGCATACGGCAAAGATTCTGGTCATTGACGATCTGGCCAATCGCCATCATGATTGCGACCTGCTGCTGGATCAGACCTATGGACGCTGCGAAGAGCAATATGGTCCTTTGGTGCCGGAGCACGCCGTGTTCCTGCTGGGCAGCCAGTACGCCCTGCTGCGGGCGGAATTTGCCAGATGGCGGGCGTATAGTCTCAAGCGACGAACCGGCGAAGAGTTCCGGCACCTGCTGGTCACCATGGGTGGTGTTGACGCTGCCAACCATACCAGTCTGGTTCTGACAGCCCTGCGGGGGTGCGAGCTCCCGCCTGATCTGAAAATCACGGTTATCCTCGGCCACGGCTCGCCCCATGTCGACGAGGTTCGCCGTCATGCCGCGAACCTGCCATGGCAGACCGAGGTACGCTGTGGCGTGGGCAACATGGCTGAGCTTCTGGCAGGCAGTGACCTGTGTATTGGGGCGGCGGGCAGTACCACCTGGGAGCGCTGCTGTCTGGGGGTGCCGAGTGTGGTGTATGGATCGGCGGTAAATCAACGGGAAATTCTGGCACAGCTGGGAGAGCATGGCGCCATGCTGGAGATGCGTTCCCTGGACTCGCTGTGCACGGTTCTGATGGAGGCAGTGGCACGGCGTGAAAATCTGAGCCTGCGGGCACGGGAGGTCTGCGATCAGCTCGGGGTGAGTCGCGTTGCTGACCATCTTGTGCCGGTGCCCTGTGAGCGCCAGGATGTGGTACTGCGCAGAGTGCAATGGAGCGACGCGCGACAGCTGTATGAGTGGCAGATCCACCCCCAGACTCGTCGCCATTCCCGCAACAGCGCTCCGCCGACCTGGCAGGAGCACTGTGAGTGGCTGAAGGCCAGGCTGCACAGCCCCTCGAGTTTCATGTACCTGATAGAACAGTCTGGGCTGCCCGTAGGCACGGTGCGCATTGACCTGGTGGATAGCGGCAAGGATCTGTATGAAACCTCCATTTCCCTTGATCCTGACCACTATGGTCAGGGGTTTGCCCAGCAGGCACTGGTTGCCATCAACCGCGCTTTTGCGCAGCTTTCGCTGCTGGCCCATATCAAACCCGAAAATGCTGCTTCCGTGAAACTGTTTTCCCGGTGCGGCTATCGGCAGACGGACGAAACCCATTACCTTCGCGAGGCCCGTCATGACAAATAA
- a CDS encoding aldo/keto reductase has protein sequence MTQLALGTVQFGLDYGISNGMGQTPLDEVRAILECAAAQGIDMLDTAPAYGESESVLGRCLPLSGQFAVVSKVPRMGAQERAADFGPLVRQSCQQSLQRTGQSRLYGLLVHHADDCLQVGGEAIYREMEQLKREGLTERIGFSLYDAQQIEELLARYTMDFVQLPLNVLDQRLLRSSHLSMLARRGVEIHVRSVFLQGLLLMEPSRIPGTLAPLVPHLRGYHQWLTAKGLNPLEGALAFLRQLPEVSRAVVGVNSLEQLREIAEAWERAAGAPREILDFGVAASLEEFIDPRRWKE, from the coding sequence ATGACACAGCTGGCTCTTGGCACTGTGCAGTTTGGCCTGGATTATGGCATCAGCAACGGCATGGGGCAGACTCCCCTGGATGAGGTGCGTGCCATTCTGGAGTGTGCCGCCGCACAGGGAATCGATATGCTGGATACCGCTCCCGCCTATGGTGAGAGCGAAAGCGTCCTGGGGCGCTGCCTGCCGCTGAGTGGCCAGTTTGCTGTGGTCAGTAAGGTGCCTCGCATGGGCGCACAGGAGCGTGCCGCCGACTTTGGCCCCCTGGTGCGCCAGTCCTGCCAGCAGAGCCTGCAGCGTACCGGCCAGTCCCGGCTGTACGGGCTGCTGGTCCATCACGCCGACGACTGTCTGCAGGTTGGTGGCGAAGCCATTTACCGCGAAATGGAGCAGTTGAAGCGTGAAGGGCTGACGGAGCGCATCGGGTTTTCCCTGTACGATGCCCAGCAGATTGAGGAGCTCCTGGCTCGCTACACCATGGATTTTGTGCAGCTGCCCCTGAATGTTCTCGACCAGCGCCTGCTGCGCAGCAGTCACCTGTCCATGCTGGCCCGGCGCGGGGTGGAAATCCACGTCAGGTCGGTCTTTCTGCAGGGGCTGCTGCTGATGGAGCCTTCACGAATTCCGGGCACCCTGGCACCTCTTGTGCCCCATCTGCGCGGCTACCACCAGTGGCTGACCGCAAAGGGCCTGAACCCGCTGGAAGGGGCACTGGCCTTTCTCCGTCAGTTGCCGGAAGTCTCCCGCGCGGTGGTGGGCGTCAACAGCCTTGAGCAGCTGCGGGAGATTGCCGAAGCCTGGGAGCGTGCTGCCGGAGCTCCACGGGAGATTCTGGATTTTGGAGTTGCTGCGTCACTGGAGGAGTTTATCGACCCCAGACGCTGGAAGGAGTAG
- a CDS encoding GNAT family N-acetyltransferase: protein MRLEGNQIYLRLLCPDDASSEYAAWLNDPLVNQYLESRWKHYTVDDVRSYIASVNDGRANFLFGMFESASGRHIGNIKLGGIHPVYRYGDIGLLIGDRQCHGKGIGTEAIRLCCRAAFECLNLHKVTAGLYQPNMGSLRSFEKNGFRQVGTWRQHVFVGGSYVDVLLMELLREEFRP, encoded by the coding sequence ATGCGCCTAGAAGGAAATCAGATTTATCTGCGACTCCTGTGCCCCGATGACGCCAGCAGCGAATATGCTGCCTGGCTGAATGACCCGCTGGTGAACCAGTATCTTGAGTCGCGCTGGAAGCACTACACCGTTGACGACGTGCGATCCTATATCGCCAGTGTCAACGATGGTCGGGCCAATTTTCTCTTCGGCATGTTTGAGAGCGCCAGTGGCCGCCACATCGGTAATATCAAGCTGGGAGGCATTCATCCGGTGTATCGCTACGGGGATATCGGCCTGCTCATTGGCGACCGGCAGTGCCACGGTAAGGGCATTGGTACGGAAGCGATCCGGCTGTGCTGCCGGGCCGCTTTTGAGTGCCTGAACCTCCATAAGGTGACCGCCGGACTCTATCAGCCCAATATGGGTTCCTTGCGCAGCTTCGAGAAAAACGGGTTTCGCCAGGTGGGCACTTGGCGGCAGCACGTCTTTGTGGGTGGCTCCTATGTGGATGTGCTCCTGATGGAGCTGTTGCGCGAAGAGTTTCGGCCATGA
- the pseI gene encoding pseudaminic acid synthase — MTNNVHINGRPIGPDSPPYVVAEVSANHNGNLERALQTIAAAADCGVDAVKIQTYTPDTLTIDCDLPDFRIQGGLWDGYTLYKLYQWAQTPFEWHQKMFDFAASKGVTLFSTPFDESAVDLLEHLQAPAYKIASFEAVDIPLIRYVARTGKPMIISTGMADEAEIGEAVEAARSGGCTELILLHCISSYPAPVEQSNLRTIADMAERFGVVAGLSDHTLGTTVAIAAVAQGACFIEKHFTLSRADKGPDSEFSLEPSELRELCHASRQAWLALGKAGYERKTAEEANVKFRRSIYAVRDIQAGEEFSPENIRRIRPGYGLAPKYFEQVLGRRATQAIVRGSALDWHMVSGD, encoded by the coding sequence ATGACAAATAACGTGCATATCAACGGTCGACCCATTGGCCCCGACAGCCCACCCTATGTGGTGGCGGAGGTTTCGGCCAACCATAACGGCAACCTTGAACGGGCACTGCAGACCATTGCCGCCGCCGCCGACTGTGGTGTGGATGCGGTGAAGATTCAGACCTACACCCCCGACACCCTGACGATCGACTGCGATCTGCCGGATTTTCGTATCCAGGGTGGGCTGTGGGACGGCTATACCCTTTATAAATTGTACCAGTGGGCTCAGACGCCCTTCGAGTGGCATCAGAAGATGTTTGATTTCGCCGCCAGCAAGGGCGTAACCCTTTTCAGCACGCCCTTTGACGAGTCGGCGGTGGATCTGCTTGAGCACCTGCAGGCACCGGCGTACAAGATCGCTTCCTTTGAAGCGGTGGATATTCCCCTGATCCGCTATGTGGCCAGAACGGGTAAACCCATGATCATCTCCACGGGCATGGCCGACGAAGCGGAGATTGGCGAAGCCGTGGAAGCCGCCCGCAGTGGTGGATGCACAGAGCTGATCCTGCTCCACTGCATCAGCTCTTACCCCGCTCCGGTGGAGCAGTCCAATCTGCGCACCATTGCGGATATGGCCGAGCGCTTTGGTGTGGTGGCAGGCCTGTCTGACCACACCCTGGGAACAACGGTCGCCATCGCGGCGGTGGCCCAGGGAGCCTGCTTCATTGAAAAACACTTCACCCTCAGCCGGGCCGACAAAGGGCCCGATTCGGAATTCTCCCTGGAACCCTCTGAGCTCAGGGAGCTTTGCCATGCCTCCCGTCAGGCATGGCTGGCCCTGGGAAAGGCGGGTTACGAGCGCAAAACGGCGGAAGAGGCAAATGTGAAGTTTCGTCGCTCCATCTATGCGGTGAGGGATATTCAGGCTGGTGAGGAGTTTTCCCCTGAGAATATCAGGCGCATTCGGCCCGGTTACGGCCTTGCCCCAAAATACTTTGAGCAGGTGCTTGGGCGAAGGGCCACGCAGGCCATTGTCCGCGGTTCGGCTCTGGATTGGCACATGGTAAGTGGTGACTGA
- the pseF gene encoding pseudaminic acid cytidylyltransferase: MRVAIIPARGGSKRIPGKNIREFCGRPMISYSIEATRQSGLFEQVMVSTDCPRIAAVAQQWGADVPFLRPAHLADDHTSMLEPVRHAIHWLHSLGQEPQEVCCVFATAPLLQASMIREALDLLQREKASAVVPVVTYSFHPYRGFALDDRGGLQKLFPQHFDAYDKNAPLACYDAGLFYWFNIRAFLEHTELFGPSTRALRVDRFAAQDINDEEDWQAVEYLYRVRQLQQAGEPCA, translated from the coding sequence GTGCGCGTAGCGATAATACCCGCCAGAGGCGGCAGCAAGCGGATTCCGGGCAAGAACATCCGCGAATTCTGCGGCCGTCCCATGATCAGCTACTCCATAGAAGCTACCCGCCAGTCGGGGCTCTTTGAGCAGGTCATGGTCTCCACGGACTGTCCCCGAATTGCCGCCGTGGCGCAGCAGTGGGGGGCCGATGTCCCCTTTCTGCGGCCGGCGCACCTGGCAGACGACCACACCTCCATGCTGGAGCCAGTGCGTCACGCGATCCACTGGCTGCACTCTCTGGGGCAGGAACCTCAGGAGGTCTGCTGTGTGTTTGCCACTGCCCCCTTGCTGCAGGCATCGATGATCCGCGAAGCCCTTGACCTGTTGCAGCGGGAGAAAGCTTCTGCTGTGGTTCCCGTGGTAACCTACTCCTTTCATCCCTATCGCGGTTTTGCTCTGGATGATCGTGGTGGGCTGCAGAAACTTTTTCCGCAGCATTTCGATGCCTATGACAAGAACGCTCCGCTGGCCTGCTATGACGCGGGACTTTTCTACTGGTTCAACATCAGGGCTTTCCTGGAGCACACGGAGCTGTTTGGCCCCAGTACACGGGCACTGCGTGTTGACCGCTTTGCGGCCCAGGATATCAATGACGAGGAAGACTGGCAGGCGGTGGAATACCTCTACCGGGTACGTCAGCTTCAGCAGGCAGGTGAACCATGCGCCTAG
- a CDS encoding aminotransferase class III-fold pyridoxal phosphate-dependent enzyme, with protein MGTRYQKSEELLQRAEQSIPLGSQTFSKSRTALPYGVSPYFLERGRGSRVWDVDGNEYIDFVNALLCVSLGYGDPEVDAAVQEQMKSGVIFSLPHRLEMEVAESLIEIIPCAESVRFAKNGSDATSGAIRLARAYTGREHVAVCGYHGWQDWYIGSTARNLGVPQCVRDLTHTFVYNDIQSLECILEAHQGKVAAVIMEPMNVQWPREGYLEAVARVARQHGALLIFDETITGFRFSLGGAQELFGVTPDLATFGKGLANGYPLSAVVGRREIMKLMEEIFFSGTFGGETISLAAARAVLHKLRTQPLLQHMHHLGKHLLEQLQLVIDQHDASHIFSLSGHPAWSFLNIRDTEGASMWQVKTFLMQEMHARGILTLGTHNISAAHSEEDIDRLLAAYRQVIPAVVEGVASKNLAQKIEGRVLEPLFRVR; from the coding sequence GTGGGAACGCGTTATCAGAAATCCGAAGAGCTGCTGCAGCGGGCCGAACAGTCCATTCCCCTGGGCAGCCAGACATTCAGTAAAAGCCGCACGGCACTGCCCTACGGCGTTTCACCCTATTTCCTGGAACGAGGCAGAGGCAGCCGGGTCTGGGATGTGGATGGCAACGAGTATATCGACTTTGTCAATGCCCTGCTGTGCGTGAGCCTGGGATATGGTGATCCTGAAGTGGACGCGGCGGTGCAGGAGCAGATGAAGAGCGGGGTGATCTTCTCCCTGCCCCACCGGCTGGAAATGGAAGTGGCGGAGTCCTTGATAGAAATCATTCCCTGCGCGGAGTCCGTGCGCTTTGCCAAGAACGGCAGCGACGCCACCTCCGGTGCCATTCGTCTGGCCAGGGCCTATACCGGGCGCGAGCACGTGGCCGTCTGCGGCTATCACGGCTGGCAGGACTGGTACATTGGCTCCACCGCCCGCAACCTGGGAGTACCCCAATGTGTGCGGGATCTGACCCACACTTTTGTCTACAACGATATACAGAGCCTGGAATGCATCCTGGAGGCGCATCAGGGCAAGGTGGCCGCGGTCATCATGGAGCCCATGAACGTCCAGTGGCCCCGTGAAGGCTACCTGGAAGCTGTGGCGCGCGTGGCCCGGCAGCATGGTGCCCTGCTGATTTTTGACGAGACCATCACCGGCTTTCGCTTCAGCCTGGGGGGCGCCCAGGAACTCTTTGGCGTGACGCCCGACCTGGCAACCTTCGGCAAAGGGCTTGCCAATGGCTATCCCCTCTCCGCCGTGGTCGGTCGTCGGGAGATCATGAAGCTCATGGAAGAAATCTTCTTCTCCGGTACCTTCGGCGGCGAGACCATCTCCCTGGCAGCTGCCAGGGCAGTGCTTCATAAACTGCGTACCCAGCCGCTGCTGCAGCACATGCACCATCTTGGCAAGCACCTGCTGGAGCAGTTGCAGCTGGTGATTGACCAGCATGATGCCAGCCATATCTTCAGCCTCAGCGGGCATCCCGCCTGGAGCTTCCTGAATATCAGGGACACCGAAGGTGCCAGCATGTGGCAGGTCAAGACCTTCCTGATGCAGGAGATGCATGCCCGGGGCATACTCACCCTGGGTACCCATAACATCAGTGCCGCCCACAGTGAAGAGGACATCGACCGGTTGCTGGCAGCATACCGGCAGGTCATTCCCGCCGTGGTGGAAGGTGTCGCCAGCAAAAACCTGGCGCAGAAGATAGAGGGCCGCGTCCTGGAACCCCTCTTCCGGGTGCGGTAG
- a CDS encoding motility associated factor glycosyltransferase family protein, whose translation MSATPKIVPANKVGFDQNVLKANMDALKLRYPELYEQVKRTRITDRYGVSLYKNRWPNLHVRKGKEYSPLYGSGHPEEFAIKSFQEQFKPHSKNLVFLGIGLSYHANGFFQSEEKAETFSTIFVEKDIELFKISLGISNIAFLFRNQNAHFFVGLRQDESYSKLWRYFMEKQWIVLHARSTCVILNDALYEHEKDYYSAVAKNLIHALYQSFIFFGNDPYDSLLGIEHMFLNLKSIIQLPGVNLFFNKFKNMPAVVASTGPSLKKQLPLLKEIQGKVLILAPEASLRALTDAGIRPNFVTSLERVPGVEKLVSPFDFGDDMHYVPVPVVVPEVFDACNGSMFIGYRGFHHFRWLGVDRGILWIKGSAGNMCYNLATAFGCNPIIVIGQDHAYGEDYRTHAEGTIHIAEQKVDKANLVKLPGYYGGEVDSTWVWQMFRNHYITDVAEGNTKGIITINATEGGASIDGAVHIPFADAISTYVAKRQPERINDKILRLRDKFSVDVDREKQRIHAKLTRAIGLAEKNIHELLEGLDYTRKVIEKYADYVYERVQVEDLDAAEIRKDYYDLEQLRIKARYTKNEDYVALVLHVLQPYLINYESQYSNMPAAYDNPAEGQLTAVLTCEDYFLNAIHLANIARRTLQETKDAMERPTAVVLPPESAEKPDASLLWRQHFDNELCLWRFSAHAEVRALTPAYRIGGSLYEEGAGTFDGYTGILLRNRNIFAQELHLLLTNHPEHDKPCKLAGLGREWQIEVVRLRPASDDILIRSHKDNAVLLWILEAGKLSRIVQLGEVAPELELLGTGDVDGDGVEEILWRCTRSHELSAWKIAPGYLESARLAEESLGGGDVMGYVLDRAEGVFSEMVLAELPARSQVIAIADVRGTGRDELVVRDSETGEVQLIAVGSDARVSTGVLGDDLRVEGSGAFLGNGRKQLLVGQCYGGDVFLWDWQAEGFVSQPLGTRPGFWMPQSSVAAE comes from the coding sequence TTGTCTGCAACACCAAAAATTGTTCCTGCCAATAAAGTCGGATTTGACCAGAATGTCCTCAAGGCCAATATGGATGCCTTGAAGCTCCGCTATCCCGAGCTCTATGAGCAGGTGAAGCGTACGCGAATCACTGACAGGTACGGTGTGTCGCTGTATAAAAATCGCTGGCCCAATCTGCATGTCCGCAAGGGCAAGGAGTATTCGCCCCTGTATGGTTCCGGCCATCCTGAAGAGTTTGCCATCAAGAGTTTTCAGGAGCAGTTCAAGCCCCACAGCAAAAACCTGGTCTTCCTGGGTATCGGGCTCTCCTACCATGCCAACGGATTTTTTCAGAGTGAGGAAAAGGCGGAGACCTTTTCCACCATCTTTGTGGAAAAGGACATTGAACTTTTCAAGATATCCCTGGGCATTTCCAATATAGCTTTCCTGTTTCGCAACCAGAATGCCCATTTTTTCGTGGGGCTGCGGCAGGACGAGAGTTACTCGAAGCTCTGGCGCTATTTTATGGAGAAGCAGTGGATTGTGCTCCATGCCCGTTCCACCTGTGTGATCCTCAACGATGCCCTGTATGAGCACGAGAAGGACTACTACTCGGCAGTGGCGAAGAATCTCATCCACGCCCTCTACCAGAGCTTTATCTTCTTCGGCAACGACCCCTATGACTCGCTGCTGGGTATTGAACACATGTTCCTCAACCTCAAGAGCATTATTCAGCTCCCCGGCGTGAACCTGTTCTTCAACAAGTTCAAGAATATGCCGGCGGTGGTGGCATCCACTGGGCCGAGTCTGAAAAAACAGCTGCCCCTGCTGAAGGAGATCCAGGGCAAGGTGCTGATTCTGGCCCCCGAGGCTTCGCTGCGCGCTCTAACCGATGCCGGTATCCGCCCCAACTTCGTCACCTCCCTGGAACGGGTACCCGGTGTCGAGAAACTGGTCAGCCCCTTTGATTTCGGCGACGACATGCACTATGTACCGGTTCCCGTTGTTGTCCCCGAAGTCTTCGATGCCTGTAACGGCAGCATGTTCATCGGCTACCGGGGCTTTCACCACTTCCGCTGGCTGGGGGTTGATCGCGGTATTCTGTGGATCAAGGGCTCGGCGGGGAACATGTGTTACAACCTGGCCACGGCCTTTGGCTGTAACCCCATCATCGTCATCGGGCAGGACCACGCCTATGGCGAGGACTACCGCACCCACGCTGAAGGCACCATCCATATCGCCGAACAGAAGGTGGACAAGGCGAACCTGGTGAAGCTGCCCGGTTACTACGGGGGCGAAGTGGACAGCACCTGGGTCTGGCAGATGTTCCGCAACCACTATATTACCGACGTGGCCGAGGGCAATACCAAGGGCATCATCACCATCAACGCCACCGAGGGCGGAGCTTCCATTGACGGGGCGGTGCATATTCCCTTTGCCGATGCCATCAGCACCTATGTGGCAAAACGGCAGCCTGAGCGCATTAACGACAAAATCCTGCGCCTGCGCGACAAGTTTTCCGTTGATGTTGACCGCGAAAAGCAGCGCATTCACGCCAAACTCACCCGCGCCATCGGCCTGGCGGAAAAGAATATTCACGAGTTGCTGGAGGGTCTTGATTATACCCGGAAGGTGATTGAGAAATACGCGGACTATGTGTACGAAAGGGTACAGGTGGAAGACCTGGACGCCGCAGAGATACGCAAGGATTACTACGACCTTGAGCAGCTGCGCATCAAAGCCCGCTATACCAAAAACGAGGATTATGTGGCTCTGGTTCTTCACGTGCTGCAACCCTACCTGATCAACTATGAGTCCCAGTACAGCAACATGCCGGCAGCCTATGATAACCCGGCCGAGGGGCAGCTGACAGCAGTGCTCACCTGTGAGGACTACTTCCTCAACGCCATCCACCTGGCCAATATCGCCCGGCGCACCCTGCAGGAGACGAAAGATGCCATGGAACGTCCGACAGCGGTAGTGCTGCCACCGGAGAGTGCGGAAAAGCCTGATGCCTCACTGCTGTGGCGCCAGCACTTCGACAATGAGCTGTGCCTGTGGCGCTTTTCCGCTCACGCAGAAGTGCGTGCTCTGACACCAGCCTATCGCATTGGTGGCAGTCTTTACGAAGAGGGTGCGGGGACCTTTGATGGCTATACCGGAATCCTGCTGCGCAACCGCAACATCTTTGCCCAGGAGCTGCACCTGCTGCTGACCAACCATCCTGAGCACGACAAGCCCTGCAAACTGGCAGGACTGGGTCGGGAGTGGCAGATTGAAGTTGTGCGCCTGCGGCCTGCTTCCGATGATATTCTTATCCGCAGCCATAAGGATAACGCCGTGCTGCTCTGGATTCTGGAGGCAGGGAAACTGTCCCGCATTGTTCAGCTGGGTGAAGTGGCACCTGAGCTTGAGCTGCTGGGAACCGGTGATGTGGATGGCGACGGAGTGGAAGAGATACTCTGGCGCTGTACCCGCAGCCACGAGCTGAGTGCCTGGAAAATCGCACCCGGTTATCTGGAATCTGCCCGGTTGGCCGAGGAGAGCCTGGGTGGCGGTGATGTCATGGGGTATGTGCTTGATCGCGCTGAAGGCGTGTTTAGCGAGATGGTTCTGGCGGAGCTTCCGGCCCGGTCTCAGGTTATCGCTATCGCCGATGTGCGCGGCACTGGCCGGGATGAACTGGTTGTGCGTGACAGCGAAACTGGCGAGGTGCAACTGATCGCTGTGGGTAGTGATGCCAGAGTGAGCACTGGAGTCCTGGGTGACGACCTGAGAGTGGAGGGCAGCGGGGCGTTTCTCGGTAATGGCCGTAAACAGCTCCTCGTGGGCCAGTGCTATGGCGGCGATGTCTTCCTGTGGGACTGGCAGGCAGAGGGCTTTGTCAGTCAGCCCCTTGGCACCCGCCCTGGCTTCTGGATGCCCCAGAGTTCGGTTGCGGCGGAGTAG